From the genome of Cytobacillus firmus, one region includes:
- a CDS encoding bile acid:sodium symporter family protein encodes MKVLEAVSTIAGKYFAVWVILTSVIAFMFPDPFLGLGGYITILLGVVMFGMGLTLKAVDFKIIFTKPLPVLIGVCAQFIIMPLVAFVIAKLLNLPAELAAGLVLLGCVPGGTASNVMVYLAKGNVPLSIAMTSVSTLLAPIMTPLILLLLAGQWMPVDAVAMFMSIVQVIIVPIVLGLAIKKFFPAAVEKSLTVLPLISVAAIITIVAAVVSGNSATIAASGLLIFTAVMLHNGFGLLLGYFAGKVLGQDEVNRRAIAIEVGMQNSGLGVALATAHFGPLAALPSVLAAAWHNISGPILATYWSKKPAVLREEDKSVRPVEVKL; translated from the coding sequence ATGAAGGTATTAGAAGCGGTCAGTACCATTGCAGGAAAATATTTTGCTGTGTGGGTTATCTTAACATCGGTTATTGCCTTTATGTTTCCAGACCCATTTTTAGGGTTGGGAGGCTATATCACCATCCTTCTCGGCGTCGTCATGTTTGGAATGGGGCTTACACTGAAGGCAGTCGATTTTAAAATCATCTTTACGAAACCTCTGCCTGTGTTAATCGGTGTTTGTGCACAGTTCATTATCATGCCGCTTGTCGCTTTCGTCATTGCGAAACTTTTGAATTTGCCGGCAGAATTGGCAGCGGGACTTGTTTTGCTCGGATGTGTACCAGGGGGAACGGCCTCTAACGTTATGGTGTATCTGGCAAAGGGAAATGTACCATTGTCCATCGCCATGACTTCCGTTTCAACTTTACTGGCGCCAATCATGACACCTCTGATTCTCCTGCTGCTTGCGGGACAGTGGATGCCGGTTGATGCTGTTGCCATGTTTATGTCTATTGTCCAGGTCATCATTGTGCCGATTGTTCTCGGATTAGCCATCAAGAAATTCTTCCCCGCAGCCGTGGAAAAAAGTTTAACTGTTTTACCGCTTATTTCGGTAGCGGCTATTATCACGATTGTAGCTGCAGTCGTTTCAGGCAATTCGGCAACCATTGCCGCATCAGGTCTTCTGATTTTTACAGCCGTCATGCTCCACAATGGATTCGGACTCCTCCTTGGTTACTTTGCAGGAAAAGTGCTTGGTCAGGATGAAGTAAACCGGAGAGCGATTGCTATTGAGGTGGGCATGCAGAACTCAGGTCTTGGCGTTGCGCTTGCGACCGCACACTTTGGGCCGCTGGCAGCACTGCCAAGCGTTCTGGCTGCTGCCTGGCATAACATTTCAGGGCCGATTCTGGCGACTTATTGGTCGAAGAAACCTGCTGTTCTACGTGAAGAGGATAAGTCAGTTCGTCCGGTTGAAGTGAAGTTGTAG
- a CDS encoding DUF2642 domain-containing protein, with translation MEMLSSMVGKTVKINRKGPDSVTGKILNVFSDYLVLWSEGDGLVYVRSQHIKSFTESTKQETLENSESSQAMEYVTGETFEHLVQNFQYQWVRINRGGPEKLEGVVENMNGDIITLISNDEIIHLPVYHIRGLSYGEENSQKEEKEAGQEGKSEKKESKK, from the coding sequence ATGGAGATGTTAAGTTCAATGGTTGGAAAGACAGTAAAAATTAATAGAAAAGGTCCAGACTCTGTAACTGGAAAAATCCTGAATGTATTTTCTGATTACTTGGTTTTATGGTCAGAAGGTGATGGATTAGTTTACGTGCGAAGCCAGCACATTAAAAGCTTTACAGAAAGCACAAAACAGGAAACTCTTGAGAATAGTGAATCCTCTCAAGCTATGGAGTATGTCACAGGTGAAACATTTGAACACTTGGTGCAAAATTTCCAGTATCAGTGGGTGAGAATTAATAGAGGAGGTCCTGAAAAGCTTGAAGGTGTAGTGGAAAATATGAATGGCGATATCATTACGCTTATTAGTAATGATGAGATTATCCATTTACCAGTGTATCATATCCGGGGCCTAAGCTATGGGGAAGAGAATTCTCAAAAAGAAGAGAAGGAAGCTGGGCAAGAAGGGAAATCAGAAAAAAAAGAAAGTAAGAAATAA
- a CDS encoding arsenic transporter → MGSSEVLLMIIIFSLTIIFMLWRPFGINETIPTTIGAAITLLIGIVPLTDILAIFNIVSGASLTIISTIMMSIVLESIGFFKWIAINIVSRSRGSGLKLFLYIMVLCFLMTMFFNNDGSILITTPIIIHVVTLLKLKPHQKFPYLISGALIATAASAPIAVSNISNLIALKIVGLSLNSYIEMMFVPSMIGIFTLGLLLYLYFRRDLPKKVLNTSLKLDKTSSAFLYSHPLDQSAWHKNIDWWMFKVSLFIVVLTRICFFVLSSYGIPLEWIGLTGAFVLILIRWYRNGIGMKDIIIKTPWHILLFAFNMYVLVYGLKNVGINDFLILHLQDYIHRDPLYASFIMGSLLTVMSNLFNNLPAVMIGTIAITEMGLETYLLQIAYLANVIGSDIGALLTPVGTLATLIWFHILKSHSIKVTWAQYLKVTLMVIPFSLLISILALYLWITWLFV, encoded by the coding sequence ATGGGTAGCTCAGAAGTTTTGCTTATGATAATTATCTTTTCACTGACAATAATATTTATGTTGTGGAGACCTTTTGGCATTAATGAAACGATACCCACTACCATAGGAGCAGCTATCACTTTACTAATAGGGATTGTGCCCCTAACAGACATTCTAGCTATTTTTAATATTGTAAGTGGTGCATCCTTAACCATTATCTCAACCATAATGATGTCAATCGTGTTAGAAAGTATTGGTTTTTTTAAATGGATAGCAATAAATATAGTTTCCCGATCCAGAGGTTCTGGATTGAAGCTATTCCTTTACATTATGGTATTATGCTTTTTAATGACCATGTTTTTTAACAACGATGGCAGCATCCTTATTACCACACCCATTATTATTCACGTTGTTACTCTACTGAAACTCAAACCGCACCAAAAGTTCCCATATTTAATTTCTGGAGCACTTATTGCTACGGCTGCAAGTGCTCCCATTGCAGTAAGTAATATTTCGAACTTAATTGCCTTAAAAATTGTTGGTTTAAGCCTTAATAGTTATATTGAAATGATGTTCGTACCATCCATGATTGGAATCTTTACCTTGGGACTATTACTTTACCTTTATTTTAGAAGAGATCTTCCCAAAAAAGTACTAAATACTTCTTTGAAATTGGACAAAACCTCTTCTGCATTTTTATATAGCCACCCTCTCGATCAATCAGCCTGGCATAAAAACATTGATTGGTGGATGTTCAAGGTTAGTTTGTTCATAGTAGTCCTTACAAGGATATGCTTTTTTGTTCTTTCGTCATACGGAATTCCGCTTGAATGGATTGGATTAACCGGCGCATTTGTACTAATCTTAATCAGGTGGTATAGAAATGGAATTGGCATGAAGGATATCATTATAAAAACCCCTTGGCACATCCTTCTATTTGCATTCAATATGTACGTCCTCGTTTACGGTTTGAAAAATGTAGGGATAAATGATTTTCTTATTCTACATTTACAAGATTATATTCACAGAGATCCTTTATATGCCAGTTTTATAATGGGTTCACTGCTTACAGTTATGTCCAACCTTTTTAATAATCTTCCTGCGGTTATGATTGGAACAATTGCTATTACAGAAATGGGTTTGGAAACATACCTGCTGCAGATTGCATATCTCGCTAATGTAATTGGAAGTGATATAGGTGCACTTTTAACGCCAGTAGGCACTCTAGCTACTTTAATCTGGTTTCATATCTTAAAAAGCCACTCTATCAAAGTTACATGGGCACAATATCTAAAAGTGACTTTAATGGTTATTCCCTTTTCCCTGTTAATAAGTATCCTTGCTCTTTATTTATGGATCACATGGCTTTTTGTATAG
- a CDS encoding DUF2642 domain-containing protein, whose translation MKKLLSNSIGEKLKLKISGKKAVTGILIDIGSDILVLFDGKDYLYIPTAHVHDMHVLETNEITINPPNESPNFEHQDSLSLRKILNSSKGMFIEIYTSGNQALHGYVTSIMNNYFVFYSPVYKTMLISLYHLKWLIPYVSDLRPYGLGNEKLPLIPANISLARSLEVQIEKMAGELIIINLGEYYQSIGKVASLENNFIELVTAKQDNIFINMQHVKTIHFANK comes from the coding sequence TTGAAAAAATTATTAAGCAATTCCATAGGAGAAAAATTAAAGTTAAAAATATCGGGAAAAAAAGCAGTGACAGGTATACTAATCGACATTGGAAGCGATATCCTTGTGTTGTTTGACGGGAAAGATTATTTATATATTCCAACTGCCCATGTCCATGATATGCATGTTCTTGAAACGAATGAAATAACAATTAACCCGCCAAATGAATCGCCAAATTTTGAACATCAAGATTCGCTATCTTTACGAAAAATATTGAATTCATCCAAAGGAATGTTCATTGAAATTTATACATCCGGCAACCAGGCTCTTCACGGATATGTTACCAGCATAATGAATAATTATTTCGTGTTTTATTCCCCTGTTTATAAAACAATGCTTATTTCTCTATATCATTTAAAATGGCTAATACCTTATGTTTCTGACCTGAGACCTTATGGGCTCGGCAATGAAAAGCTCCCGTTAATTCCAGCCAATATTTCATTAGCAAGATCCTTAGAGGTCCAAATTGAAAAGATGGCTGGGGAATTAATTATTATTAATTTAGGCGAGTATTACCAATCAATTGGGAAAGTGGCCAGCCTGGAAAATAATTTCATCGAACTTGTGACTGCTAAACAGGACAATATCTTTATAAATATGCAGCATGTTAAAACGATTCATTTTGCAAATAAATAA
- a CDS encoding saccharopine dehydrogenase NADP-binding domain-containing protein — translation MFNGTRPFSISILGSCGGVAKAVLAILNQSAEDKSDPIYPIISKSQLHLIDIKQKDKEYYDQLFPNLADKINIYQLDLMDVSNFMEHLKKTKTKVVIDVSWADTNEMMNCCSKLGVFYINSALENTKVDEDDSLYGFPLTERYIRFEDSKKNLTNMKAIVGSGMNPGVVQWMALKLMKEDPVQKPIACYIVEHDNSFFKDKKLIQPNTIYTSWSVECFLDEAILSYPMFAHHHLLHYFYEDVYAMEFKVRLGEKEFYGCLMPHEEVITLGELFDIEFGFIYRVNEYTTELIRNNLANVDNLWGWNQRLIDPDAGEVEGEDLVGVLLVYEDKEKFMYNVMKSNEIYPKFKTNATYFQVACGIYAAIATLTLDDLPMGIYYVDELLLNTESKYGEYLTYYMTDFVTGENKGSDGMLHQRLKWIE, via the coding sequence ATGTTTAATGGGACAAGGCCCTTTTCCATTTCCATATTAGGGAGTTGTGGAGGTGTTGCAAAAGCGGTATTAGCCATTCTAAATCAATCCGCCGAAGATAAAAGTGACCCTATATACCCTATAATCAGCAAATCCCAGCTTCATCTAATTGATATCAAACAAAAGGATAAAGAGTATTACGATCAATTATTCCCCAACCTTGCGGATAAAATTAACATTTACCAGCTTGATCTCATGGATGTAAGCAACTTTATGGAACATTTAAAAAAGACAAAAACGAAGGTAGTCATTGATGTATCCTGGGCAGATACAAACGAGATGATGAATTGCTGCAGCAAATTAGGTGTATTTTATATCAATTCAGCCTTGGAGAATACGAAGGTCGATGAGGATGATAGTCTATATGGTTTCCCACTCACCGAGCGATATATTAGATTTGAAGATAGCAAAAAAAATCTCACCAATATGAAGGCGATTGTTGGCTCTGGTATGAATCCTGGTGTGGTACAATGGATGGCGTTAAAACTGATGAAGGAAGATCCGGTCCAAAAGCCCATAGCGTGCTATATTGTGGAGCATGATAATTCCTTTTTTAAAGATAAAAAATTAATCCAACCTAACACTATCTATACTTCCTGGTCTGTGGAATGCTTCTTGGATGAAGCGATATTAAGCTATCCCATGTTTGCCCATCATCATTTGCTGCATTATTTTTATGAAGATGTATATGCCATGGAGTTTAAGGTAAGGTTAGGCGAAAAAGAATTTTACGGTTGTCTGATGCCACATGAAGAAGTAATAACTTTAGGTGAATTATTTGATATAGAATTTGGGTTTATTTATCGTGTCAATGAATATACAACGGAATTAATCAGGAATAATTTGGCGAATGTAGACAACCTATGGGGTTGGAATCAAAGGTTGATTGATCCGGATGCAGGTGAGGTTGAAGGTGAAGACCTTGTTGGTGTGCTTTTGGTTTATGAGGATAAGGAAAAGTTTATGTATAACGTAATGAAAAGCAATGAAATTTATCCGAAGTTCAAAACAAATGCAACATACTTCCAGGTTGCTTGCGGCATTTATGCTGCCATTGCGACGTTGACCCTGGATGATCTTCCTATGGGCATCTATTATGTAGATGAGCTTTTACTCAATACTGAAAGCAAATACGGAGAATATTTAACCTATTATATGACTGACTTTGTCACGGGAGAAAATAAAGGCTCCGATGGAATGCTGCATCAAAGACTTAAATGGATTGAATAG
- the add gene encoding adenosine deaminase: protein MNFSIMPKIELHCHLDGSVRPETIIDIAKSEGISLPSFDKEEIKEELIAPLDCESLDGYLKRFCIPNLVMQSKENIKRISFELFEDAAKENVKYMEVRFAPLLHTQKGLSVEEVIQSVIEGMREAEEQFDIKGNIILSCMRTMSVESAFEVVEKGKAFLGEGVVAIDLCASEEEGFCGKFIEPIALAREFGYRVTIHAGETGIGQNVLEAIEWLGAERIGHGVFIKDCEKAYRLVKEKQVVLELCPTSNVQTKAVNQFSEHPISDFHRDGIKVTVNTDNRTVSDTTMAKECDIVSNEFAMNAEDYKQIYMNSVEAAFADEGTKEKLKKYLLDI, encoded by the coding sequence ATGAATTTTTCTATCATGCCTAAAATTGAACTACACTGCCATTTGGATGGGAGTGTCAGACCTGAGACCATCATTGATATCGCAAAGAGTGAAGGCATCAGTTTACCTTCCTTTGATAAAGAAGAAATTAAAGAAGAACTAATTGCCCCATTAGATTGCGAATCCTTAGATGGATATTTAAAAAGATTCTGCATCCCTAATTTAGTGATGCAGTCAAAGGAAAATATAAAACGAATCTCCTTTGAGCTTTTTGAAGATGCAGCAAAAGAAAATGTGAAATACATGGAGGTCCGCTTTGCCCCTTTACTTCATACGCAAAAGGGATTATCCGTAGAAGAAGTCATCCAAAGTGTGATTGAAGGGATGAGAGAAGCAGAAGAACAATTTGATATTAAAGGAAATATCATTTTGTCATGCATGCGAACGATGAGTGTGGAAAGTGCTTTTGAGGTCGTCGAAAAGGGTAAAGCATTCCTTGGAGAAGGCGTTGTCGCCATCGACTTGTGTGCATCTGAAGAGGAAGGGTTCTGTGGAAAATTCATTGAACCGATCGCATTGGCCAGAGAATTTGGCTATAGAGTCACTATCCACGCTGGTGAAACGGGAATCGGTCAAAATGTGCTGGAGGCCATTGAATGGCTAGGAGCTGAAAGAATTGGACACGGCGTATTTATTAAAGACTGTGAAAAGGCTTATAGGCTTGTAAAGGAAAAACAGGTTGTACTTGAACTGTGCCCAACCAGCAATGTCCAAACGAAAGCGGTAAACCAATTTAGCGAACACCCCATTTCTGACTTCCATCGGGATGGAATAAAAGTAACAGTTAATACGGACAACAGAACGGTATCGGATACAACGATGGCAAAGGAATGTGATATTGTTTCCAATGAATTTGCTATGAATGCTGAGGATTATAAACAAATTTATATGAATAGTGTAGAAGCAGCTTTTGCAGATGAAGGGACGAAGGAAAAGCTGAAGAAATATCTACTGGACATTTAA
- a CDS encoding Na+/H+ antiporter NhaC family protein has protein sequence MDHMGLVSLIPPIIAVILAILTKNVIVSLFSGVYIGVLILVDGRPLEATMEVIGNFIFPQVADSYNAAVLVLLFFIGGFVALMEKSGGGAALASGAIKYINTRAKAQISAWFGGIIIFFSDLGTPLIVGPVFEKIFDKAKISREKLAWIIDSTSSPVAVLIPFIGWGVYIMGLIKKEFELLNINTSEFSTLIQVIPFQFYALLTVSMVPLVALTKLDFGPMAKAEKRLQQTGNLYWPESKPLRKPEDVEGITKNGHAVLIWLPLLVLFITLFGLLISFGFPFEPVPGNEFRVSLSAAYLFAALSIVVLMIMYKVKKFGEIIDIYTTGMQKMVYVAVTLVLAWSLGKVINEMGTAAFIVEAMKGNVPSYIIPAILFLVGAGMSLASGTSWGTFAIMLPIAIPMAAGLDAHLLVCIGAVLSGGIFGDHCSPISDTTILSSTGAGADHIDHVKTQFPYALINASIALIGFLVAGITGSAFTLILTIVLLIATVFLLSKIHTRKYSERVEL, from the coding sequence ATGGATCACATGGGTTTGGTGTCTTTAATACCACCGATTATTGCAGTAATTCTCGCAATACTTACAAAGAATGTTATCGTGTCCCTGTTCTCCGGAGTGTATATTGGAGTCCTGATTCTTGTGGATGGCCGCCCTCTCGAAGCTACAATGGAAGTAATCGGAAACTTTATATTTCCGCAAGTAGCGGATAGTTACAATGCAGCAGTTTTAGTTTTATTATTCTTTATTGGCGGGTTTGTAGCACTTATGGAGAAGTCGGGTGGAGGGGCAGCACTTGCCTCAGGTGCAATAAAGTACATTAACACACGCGCAAAAGCACAAATCTCTGCGTGGTTTGGAGGAATTATCATTTTCTTTTCCGATTTGGGCACACCACTAATCGTTGGACCGGTTTTTGAAAAGATTTTCGATAAAGCCAAAATCTCAAGGGAGAAGCTTGCATGGATTATCGATTCAACATCATCTCCCGTCGCAGTATTGATCCCATTCATCGGATGGGGCGTATATATAATGGGGCTTATAAAAAAAGAATTTGAATTGCTGAACATAAACACATCTGAATTCAGTACGCTTATTCAAGTTATTCCATTTCAATTTTATGCACTATTGACCGTTTCAATGGTGCCTCTAGTGGCGTTGACGAAATTGGACTTTGGACCGATGGCAAAGGCGGAAAAAAGATTGCAGCAAACGGGCAATCTGTATTGGCCTGAGTCGAAACCTCTTAGAAAACCAGAAGATGTGGAGGGGATTACCAAAAATGGACATGCCGTATTAATTTGGCTGCCGCTATTGGTATTATTCATCACCCTTTTCGGATTGTTAATTTCATTCGGCTTCCCGTTTGAGCCGGTTCCAGGAAATGAATTCAGGGTTTCTTTAAGTGCTGCATACTTATTTGCGGCGTTATCGATTGTCGTCTTAATGATTATGTACAAAGTGAAAAAATTCGGCGAGATTATTGATATTTATACAACTGGAATGCAGAAAATGGTTTACGTTGCAGTCACACTTGTCCTTGCTTGGTCGCTTGGCAAAGTAATTAATGAAATGGGAACTGCAGCGTTTATAGTTGAGGCGATGAAAGGAAATGTTCCATCGTACATCATACCTGCAATCTTATTCTTAGTCGGAGCGGGGATGTCTCTTGCATCCGGGACGTCATGGGGGACATTTGCGATTATGCTCCCAATAGCCATTCCCATGGCTGCTGGTCTCGATGCGCATTTGTTAGTTTGTATAGGAGCTGTTTTGTCAGGTGGTATTTTCGGGGATCACTGTTCACCAATTTCCGATACGACGATCTTATCGTCAACAGGGGCAGGAGCGGATCATATCGATCACGTAAAAACGCAGTTTCCATATGCACTCATTAATGCATCGATTGCATTAATCGGATTTCTCGTTGCCGGGATCACAGGAAGTGCATTCACTTTAATCTTGACGATAGTACTGCTTATAGCAACTGTTTTTCTATTATCCAAAATACACACAAGAAAGTATAGTGAAAGGGTTGAATTATAA
- the argH gene encoding argininosuccinate lyase, which yields MKLWGGRFTKREDEIMEKFNTSLPVDNRLYYEDITGSIAHVKMLVNCKLLTESEGDLLISGLESIMSDIESGVLKVEGEYEDIHSFVEMNLTTRIGDTGKKLHTARSRNDQVAIDMRLYAKNKAGEVVTVLQQLIHSLNEKAANNNVIMPGYTHLQRAQVITFGHHLGAYVQMFSRDKKRVQNAIDILDENPLGCGALAGTTHNIDRQITTDILGFAKPVDNFLDGVSDRDYLLELMSSFSIIMMHLSRLSEELILWSSQEFKFIEMDDAYSTGSSIMPQKKNPDAAELIRGKTGRVYGSLFSLLTTLKGLPLTYNKDMQEDKEQFFDAVDTVIDCLDIMSKMIDTLLVKEENMKAAIKAGFLNATEVADYLVSKGTAFRDAHEIVGKLIIYCEEQKKAIEDLTVEELAQFSSSITDDIYEYIDYENILTKGNKKLIKQISG from the coding sequence GTGAAACTTTGGGGCGGACGATTCACTAAACGTGAAGATGAAATCATGGAGAAATTCAATACATCTTTACCTGTTGATAATAGGCTGTATTATGAGGATATAACGGGAAGCATTGCACACGTAAAAATGCTTGTGAATTGTAAATTACTTACAGAGTCTGAAGGTGATTTACTTATTAGTGGGCTGGAATCGATCATGAGCGATATAGAGTCCGGTGTATTAAAAGTGGAAGGCGAATATGAAGATATCCATTCTTTTGTTGAAATGAATCTGACAACAAGAATTGGTGACACAGGAAAGAAACTTCATACTGCACGAAGCAGGAATGACCAAGTGGCGATTGACATGAGACTTTATGCAAAAAATAAAGCCGGAGAAGTGGTGACTGTCCTTCAGCAACTTATCCATTCGTTAAATGAGAAAGCAGCAAATAATAACGTCATTATGCCTGGATACACACATTTGCAAAGGGCACAGGTTATAACATTCGGCCATCATCTCGGTGCATACGTACAAATGTTTAGCCGGGACAAAAAGAGAGTCCAGAATGCCATTGATATTTTGGATGAAAACCCGCTCGGATGTGGTGCATTAGCGGGAACAACACACAACATCGATCGTCAAATAACTACAGACATTTTAGGATTCGCTAAACCGGTAGACAACTTTTTAGACGGGGTAAGTGATCGGGATTACTTACTAGAACTCATGTCAAGTTTTTCAATTATAATGATGCACTTAAGCCGCTTAAGTGAAGAACTCATTCTCTGGAGCAGCCAGGAATTTAAATTTATTGAAATGGATGATGCCTATTCAACGGGCAGCAGTATCATGCCTCAAAAGAAAAACCCGGATGCAGCTGAACTTATTAGAGGTAAGACAGGCAGAGTATACGGTTCCCTCTTTTCATTGCTTACGACACTGAAAGGATTGCCGCTCACATACAACAAAGACATGCAGGAAGATAAAGAACAGTTTTTTGATGCAGTCGATACAGTGATAGATTGCCTTGATATTATGTCAAAAATGATTGATACGCTCCTAGTAAAGGAAGAAAACATGAAAGCTGCCATTAAAGCAGGTTTCTTGAACGCAACCGAAGTTGCAGATTATTTAGTGAGCAAAGGGACTGCATTTAGAGATGCTCACGAAATCGTCGGCAAGCTCATTATCTATTGTGAAGAGCAAAAGAAGGCGATTGAAGATTTAACGGTCGAAGAGCTGGCGCAGTTTAGCAGCAGCATAACAGACGATATTTACGAATACATTGACTATGAGAACATATTAACCAAAGGGAACAAAAAACTAATCAAGCAGATTTCGGGATAA
- a CDS encoding GNAT family N-acetyltransferase, with protein sequence MKVLETDRLILRWLTTDDAAFILELLNEPAWIRYIGDKSVRTLDDAKNYILTGPMKMYSQFGFGLFLVERKEGSSPIGMCGLIKRDTLDNVDIGFAFLSRYQTHGYGFESASATLKYGHEQLDMERILAITSLDNHASSRLLEKIGMKYEGTIFLDKEELKLFVSE encoded by the coding sequence TTGAAAGTACTTGAAACTGACAGATTAATTCTCCGCTGGTTAACAACAGATGATGCAGCATTCATTCTCGAACTTTTAAATGAACCTGCATGGATCCGTTATATTGGCGATAAAAGTGTACGTACTCTTGACGATGCTAAGAATTATATTTTGACCGGACCAATGAAAATGTATTCTCAATTTGGCTTTGGCCTTTTTCTCGTCGAGCGAAAAGAAGGAAGCTCTCCTATTGGCATGTGCGGATTGATAAAACGAGATACTTTAGACAATGTTGATATTGGTTTTGCTTTTTTATCCAGATATCAAACGCATGGTTATGGGTTCGAGTCAGCTTCTGCTACATTGAAATATGGTCATGAACAGCTGGATATGGAACGGATCCTGGCCATCACATCCTTAGACAATCATGCATCCTCCAGACTGCTTGAAAAAATCGGTATGAAATATGAAGGTACGATTTTTTTGGATAAGGAAGAGCTTAAATTGTTTGTATCTGAATAA
- a CDS encoding cell wall hydrolase yields MKNLVTFVAAISLIMGSYSMFPADHFDAETVDQKAAETLTYKKVEVDVKESSSTDNRFIKEEEKKLLARLVQAEAKGEPFEGKVAVADVVLNRVEHEQFPDTVKDVIYQKNAFEPVQNGSINEPASNEAVQAVETALIDKEQNEEFLYFYNPETATSQWIFSREVVKKIGNHAFAI; encoded by the coding sequence ATGAAAAATTTAGTAACATTTGTTGCTGCCATTTCACTCATTATGGGTTCATATAGCATGTTTCCTGCTGATCATTTTGATGCAGAGACAGTGGATCAGAAAGCTGCAGAAACATTAACATATAAAAAAGTTGAGGTTGACGTGAAAGAGTCATCATCAACAGATAATCGCTTCATCAAAGAGGAAGAAAAAAAGCTGCTTGCACGTCTTGTACAGGCTGAAGCAAAAGGGGAGCCGTTTGAAGGAAAAGTAGCGGTTGCTGACGTGGTTCTGAATCGTGTCGAGCACGAACAATTCCCGGATACAGTCAAAGATGTTATTTATCAGAAGAATGCTTTTGAACCTGTTCAAAATGGTTCAATCAATGAACCGGCAAGTAATGAAGCAGTTCAGGCCGTTGAGACAGCTCTTATTGATAAGGAGCAAAACGAAGAGTTCCTATATTTTTATAACCCTGAAACAGCCACAAGCCAGTGGATTTTCTCACGTGAAGTTGTGAAAAAAATCGGCAACCATGCATTTGCTATATAA
- a CDS encoding AraC family transcriptional regulator: MEINVKKLPETEVAYIRRTGSYFEPQDHWGRLIGWANNHGLYPPQEFFIGISLDNPDLVESKDCRHDACVTIPEGFNKEEHQEIMFKKIDAGDYALYPFYDTPDKLHIAYQYMFGEWLPNSGYDPDYDRHNLEFNLNNPAEDAGGRCRVDLYVPVRTNIS, encoded by the coding sequence ATGGAGATCAATGTAAAGAAATTGCCTGAAACAGAAGTAGCGTATATCAGGCGTACCGGAAGTTATTTTGAGCCGCAGGATCATTGGGGAAGATTGATTGGATGGGCAAACAATCATGGATTATATCCTCCGCAGGAATTTTTCATTGGCATATCATTGGATAATCCTGATCTGGTGGAGAGCAAGGATTGCCGCCACGATGCCTGTGTTACTATTCCTGAAGGCTTTAATAAAGAGGAGCATCAGGAAATAATGTTTAAAAAAATTGATGCCGGGGATTATGCTCTCTATCCATTCTATGATACCCCTGATAAACTGCATATTGCCTATCAGTACATGTTTGGAGAATGGCTGCCAAATAGCGGATATGACCCGGATTACGATAGACATAACCTTGAATTCAATCTCAATAATCCTGCTGAAGATGCAGGAGGGAGATGCAGAGTTGACTTATATGTACCAGTGAGAACAAATATTAGCTGA